Proteins from a genomic interval of Chromatiales bacterium:
- a CDS encoding malate dehydrogenase, whose protein sequence is MARSKDEQFIAAALRYHAQPVPGKLAIALTKPTETQRDLALAYTPGVAEPVRRIAADPATAYEYTAKGNLVGVITNGSAVLGLGNVGALAGKPVMEGKAVLFKRFAGIDVFDIEVEAETPQAFIDTVARIAPTFGGINLEDIAAPHCFEIEQALRSRLDIPVFHDDQHGTAVIVAAGLLNALQLVGKRLADVRIVCLGAGAAGIASVRLLNLLGVPRRNTIVVDRTGVIHTGRTDLSAHKLAVAVDTRRRTLMEAMVDADVFIGLSGPGLLPPEHLRLMSRDPIVFPLSNPDPELWPEEIRELRPDAIIATGRSDYPNQINNVLGFPYIFRGALDVRASTINHEMLIACVKALRELTHEPVPAAVLEAYGLSELGFGPDYIIPKPTDPRLRERIPPAVARAAVDSGVARRSPPETSAPVNSANAEPKRPDADQPARRKKKKKSK, encoded by the coding sequence ATGGCACGCAGCAAAGACGAACAATTCATCGCCGCCGCGTTGCGCTATCACGCGCAGCCCGTGCCCGGCAAGCTTGCCATTGCGCTGACCAAGCCCACCGAGACCCAGCGCGACCTCGCGCTGGCCTACACGCCGGGCGTCGCCGAACCGGTGCGGCGGATCGCCGCGGACCCCGCCACGGCCTACGAATACACCGCCAAGGGCAACCTGGTCGGGGTCATCACCAACGGCAGCGCCGTGCTCGGGCTCGGCAACGTCGGCGCACTCGCCGGAAAGCCGGTCATGGAAGGCAAGGCCGTGCTGTTCAAGCGTTTCGCGGGCATCGATGTGTTCGACATCGAGGTCGAGGCGGAAACGCCGCAGGCGTTCATTGATACCGTCGCGCGGATCGCGCCGACCTTTGGCGGCATCAATCTCGAGGACATCGCCGCACCGCACTGCTTCGAGATCGAGCAGGCGCTGCGCTCGCGGCTCGACATTCCGGTGTTCCACGACGACCAGCACGGCACGGCGGTGATCGTTGCGGCCGGGCTGCTCAATGCCCTGCAACTGGTCGGCAAGCGGCTCGCGGACGTACGCATCGTCTGCCTCGGGGCGGGTGCGGCCGGCATCGCTTCGGTGCGGCTGCTGAACCTGCTCGGCGTGCCACGCCGCAACACCATCGTCGTCGACCGGACCGGGGTCATTCACACCGGGCGCACGGACCTCTCCGCGCACAAACTCGCGGTTGCCGTCGACACCCGCCGTCGCACGCTGATGGAGGCCATGGTCGACGCCGACGTGTTCATCGGCCTGTCCGGCCCGGGTCTGCTGCCGCCCGAGCATCTGCGGCTGATGTCACGCGACCCGATCGTGTTTCCGCTGTCGAACCCGGATCCGGAGCTGTGGCCCGAGGAGATCCGCGAACTGCGCCCCGACGCAATCATCGCGACCGGCCGCAGCGACTACCCGAACCAGATCAACAACGTGCTCGGCTTCCCGTACATCTTTCGCGGGGCACTCGATGTGCGGGCCAGCACCATCAATCACGAAATGCTCATCGCCTGTGTTAAGGCGTTGCGTGAACTCACGCACGAGCCGGTTCCGGCGGCCGTGCTGGAGGCCTATGGGCTGAGCGAACTCGGCTTCGGCCCTGACTACATCATTCCCAAACCAACCGACCCGCGCCTGCGTGAACGCATCCCGCCGGCCGTCGCCCGTGCGGCGGTCGACTCCGGCGTCGCGCGTCGGTCCCCGCCCGAAACGTCCGCACCCGTGAACTCGGCGAACGCCGAGCCGAAGCGTCCGGACGCAGACCAACCCGCCCGCCGCAAGAAAAAGAAAAAGTCCAAATAG
- a CDS encoding malate dehydrogenase — protein MNKISIVGGAGRVGETTGVYLAQAELCRELMLVDVRAGAPEGAALDIAQSRNYYRSDTRVDGSSDPAAVAGSDLIVVTAGLPRQPGMSRSDVLGKNVAIIDTVIDAALAHAPDAMMLIVSNPVDVMTWRVCQRTGWARSRVIGQAGVLDAARMAHFIALETGFSMKDITTIVLGGHGDTMVPVQRLCTVNGIPVETFIGAQRMAQIIQRTRDGGAEVLKLRGNSSAYDAPAASVAAMVDAIAFNRRRIMPSVAILDGEYGQSGIAMGVPCVLGAGGIERVVELELTNAEQAAFATSAGAVREDIDRLPTP, from the coding sequence TTGAACAAGATTTCCATCGTCGGCGGCGCCGGCCGTGTGGGAGAGACCACCGGCGTCTATCTGGCGCAGGCCGAACTCTGTCGCGAGCTCATGCTCGTCGACGTGCGCGCGGGCGCTCCGGAAGGCGCGGCGCTCGATATCGCCCAGAGCCGCAACTATTACCGCAGCGACACGCGGGTCGACGGCTCGTCCGACCCGGCCGCGGTCGCCGGTTCGGATCTCATCGTCGTAACAGCAGGCCTGCCGCGCCAGCCGGGGATGTCCCGTTCGGACGTACTGGGCAAGAACGTCGCGATCATCGACACCGTCATCGATGCGGCGCTCGCCCACGCGCCCGACGCGATGATGCTCATCGTCTCCAACCCGGTCGACGTCATGACCTGGCGCGTGTGCCAGCGCACCGGCTGGGCGCGCTCGCGCGTGATCGGCCAGGCCGGCGTGCTGGATGCAGCGCGCATGGCGCACTTCATCGCGCTGGAAACCGGGTTTTCGATGAAAGACATCACGACCATCGTGCTCGGCGGGCATGGCGACACCATGGTGCCGGTCCAGCGGCTTTGCACGGTGAACGGCATTCCGGTCGAGACCTTCATTGGCGCGCAACGCATGGCCCAGATCATCCAGCGCACCCGCGACGGTGGCGCGGAAGTGCTGAAACTGCGTGGAAACTCCAGTGCCTACGACGCGCCGGCCGCATCGGTCGCGGCGATGGTCGACGCGATCGCCTTCAACCGGCGGCGTATCATGCCGTCGGTCGCCATACTCGACGGCGAATACGGACAATCGGGCATCGCGATGGGGGTCCCGTGCGTGCTGGGCGCTGGCGGCATCGAACGCGTCGTCGAACTCGAACTCACCAATGCCGAGCAGGCTGCGTTCGCGACCTCGGCCGGCGCCGTGCGCGAGGACATCGATCGGCTGCCCACGCCCTGA
- a CDS encoding citrate synthase has protein sequence MAHKPYVLTNPETGESIELPVLDGTMGPSTLDVQQLYKRTGMFTYDPGYMSTASCRSSITFIDGDQGMLLYRGYPVDQLAEQSDFLEVCYLIMYGELPTAEQYESYRSKIVYHTMINESLKIFFDGFHYDAHPMAMMVGVVGSLAAFYHDSLDINDPGHRRVSAYRMIAKMPTIAAASYKHNIGEPFIYPDNKLSFTENLLHMMYSVPSERFEAPPVAVRALDALFILHADHEQNASTSTVRLASSSGANPFACIAAGIASLWGPAHGGANEAVLQMLDEIGDVSQIDKYVAKAKDKDDPFRLMGFGHRVYKNYDPRARVIRKMAHEVLEALGDSNDPQMELALRLEEIALSDEYFIERKLYPNVDFYSGLIYKAIGIPRNMFTVMFAIARTVGWVTHWQEMMGEPDHRIGRPRQLYLGEKKRDFVPRSARG, from the coding sequence ATGGCCCATAAACCCTATGTACTGACCAATCCGGAAACCGGCGAAAGCATCGAGTTGCCGGTGCTCGACGGCACGATGGGGCCATCGACGCTGGACGTGCAGCAGCTCTACAAACGCACCGGCATGTTCACCTACGACCCGGGTTACATGTCGACCGCGAGCTGTCGCTCCAGCATCACGTTCATCGACGGCGACCAGGGCATGCTGCTGTATCGCGGTTACCCGGTCGATCAGCTCGCCGAGCAGAGCGATTTCCTCGAAGTCTGCTACCTGATCATGTATGGCGAACTGCCGACGGCGGAACAATACGAGTCCTACCGCTCGAAGATCGTCTATCACACGATGATCAACGAAAGCCTGAAGATCTTCTTCGACGGCTTCCATTACGACGCCCATCCGATGGCGATGATGGTCGGCGTGGTCGGATCGCTCGCCGCGTTCTATCACGACTCCCTCGACATCAATGATCCGGGGCACCGACGGGTCTCGGCCTATCGCATGATCGCGAAAATGCCGACCATCGCCGCCGCGAGCTACAAGCACAACATCGGCGAACCGTTCATCTACCCGGACAACAAGCTCTCGTTCACCGAGAACCTGCTGCACATGATGTACTCGGTGCCCAGCGAACGGTTCGAGGCGCCACCCGTGGCCGTGCGCGCACTGGATGCACTGTTCATTCTGCATGCGGATCACGAGCAGAACGCCAGCACCTCCACGGTGCGGCTCGCTTCAAGCTCGGGCGCGAACCCGTTCGCGTGCATAGCGGCCGGCATCGCCTCGCTGTGGGGGCCTGCACATGGCGGCGCGAACGAGGCCGTGCTGCAAATGCTCGACGAGATCGGCGACGTCTCGCAGATCGACAAGTACGTCGCCAAGGCCAAGGACAAGGACGACCCGTTCCGGCTCATGGGCTTTGGTCACCGGGTCTACAAGAACTACGACCCGCGCGCACGCGTGATCCGCAAGATGGCCCACGAGGTGCTCGAGGCGCTGGGCGACTCGAATGACCCGCAGATGGAACTCGCGCTGCGCCTCGAGGAAATCGCGCTCAGTGATGAATATTTCATCGAGCGCAAGCTCTATCCGAACGTCGACTTCTATTCCGGGCTGATCTACAAGGCGATCGGCATCCCGCGCAACATGTTCACCGTCATGTTCGCGATTGCACGCACGGTCGGCTGGGTCACGCACTGGCAGGAGATGATGGGCGAACCGGATCACCGCATCGGCCGGCCGCGCCAGCTCTATCTGGGTGAGAAGAAACGCGACTTCGTGCCGCGCAGCGCGCGCGGATAA
- a CDS encoding N-acetyltransferase, with product MTDDTLRITHNPAANRFQAELAGATAMLEYRIAGNTVTIFHTLVPPEHRGQGVAAELARTALDWARTQSLRVVPQCSYIAAFMRRNREYGDLLAD from the coding sequence ATGACTGACGACACGCTGCGAATCACGCACAATCCGGCCGCGAACCGCTTTCAGGCGGAACTCGCTGGCGCGACGGCGATGCTGGAATATCGCATCGCCGGCAATACCGTGACGATATTTCACACCCTGGTTCCGCCGGAACATCGCGGGCAGGGGGTTGCGGCCGAACTCGCGCGCACCGCGTTGGACTGGGCACGCACGCAGTCCCTGCGCGTCGTGCCGCAGTGTTCCTACATTGCGGCGTTCATGCGGCGCAACCGCGAATACGGCGACCTTCTGGCCGACTAG
- a CDS encoding RND family transporter — MARGGVVRAIERAVFDHRGLVLLAFALATLAFGAAALKLRVDAGFAKLLPLQHEYMQTFVKYRDSFGGANRILIALTVDRGDIFTPQFFETLKGATDEVFFIEGVDRARVQSLFTPNTRFTEVVEDGISGGNVVPADFQPTPEGLARVRENLLKSAYVGRLVANDFTGAMIVANLLEIDPATGKRIDYQQVAGELEKKIRERFITSDRGISVQAAIDVHIIGFAKVVGDITEGAARVVVFFGIAFVITAVFVYWFTRSPALTLIPLVCSLIAVVWQLGSLTLVGFGIDPMSILVPFLVFAIAVSHGVQMVGAVRAEVFDGADSMQAARLSFRRLLVPGGIALASDTIGFITILLIKIEIIQEMAITASLGVAAIILTNLVLLPVLLSFVPYSHEYRRQLHAIAEARRGMWHGLAKITRPRPASITVAIGIVLFVLGAWKAADIKIGDLHRGVPELRQDSRYNIDTDVISRRFSIGVDVLTVFAETEPQACIDHARMAAIDEFTWHVENIPGVQSVLTLGMLAKLINAGWNEGAMTWRVLPRDQTVLAQAVSPIDTSSGLLNSDCSVMPVLIFTDDHKAETIERIVESVKRYREAHTDDGVTYALAGSNVGVMAATNEAVDAAQFPILVYVYAAIIVLCLLTFRSLRATLCIVLPLALVSVLAYALMTFLEIGLKVSTLPVVALGVGIGVDYGIYIFSRLQSRLERSEPLEDAFDKTLRMTGIGVLFTGLTLAVGVATWIFSPLKFQADMGILLTFMFLLNMIGALVLLPTLARWLIGDPKPIAGEPNEHD; from the coding sequence GTGGCTAGGGGCGGAGTCGTACGTGCCATCGAGCGGGCGGTGTTCGACCACCGCGGTCTGGTGCTGCTGGCATTCGCGCTGGCGACACTGGCCTTCGGGGCGGCCGCACTCAAGCTGCGGGTCGATGCCGGGTTTGCCAAGCTCCTGCCGTTGCAGCATGAGTACATGCAGACCTTCGTCAAGTATCGCGACTCCTTCGGCGGCGCGAACCGCATCCTGATCGCGTTGACCGTCGATCGCGGTGACATCTTCACCCCGCAATTCTTTGAAACCCTGAAGGGCGCGACCGACGAGGTGTTCTTCATCGAGGGCGTCGACCGCGCACGCGTGCAGTCCCTGTTCACGCCAAACACCCGGTTCACCGAAGTCGTCGAGGACGGCATCTCCGGCGGCAACGTCGTGCCCGCGGATTTTCAGCCAACGCCCGAGGGGCTCGCCCGCGTCCGGGAGAACCTCCTGAAATCCGCCTATGTGGGCCGTTTGGTCGCGAACGATTTCACTGGCGCGATGATCGTCGCGAACCTGCTGGAGATCGATCCAGCCACGGGCAAGCGTATCGACTATCAGCAGGTCGCCGGCGAACTCGAAAAGAAGATCCGCGAGCGTTTTATCACCAGCGACCGCGGCATCTCGGTGCAGGCCGCAATCGACGTGCACATCATCGGGTTTGCGAAGGTTGTCGGAGACATCACCGAAGGCGCAGCGCGGGTGGTGGTGTTTTTCGGCATCGCGTTCGTGATCACCGCGGTTTTCGTTTACTGGTTTACGCGCTCGCCTGCACTGACCCTGATCCCCCTGGTCTGTTCGTTGATTGCCGTCGTCTGGCAGCTCGGCAGCCTGACCCTGGTCGGCTTCGGCATCGATCCGATGTCCATACTCGTGCCGTTTCTGGTGTTCGCGATCGCCGTCTCGCACGGAGTCCAGATGGTCGGCGCCGTGCGTGCGGAGGTGTTCGACGGCGCCGACTCGATGCAGGCCGCGCGCCTGAGCTTCCGCCGGCTGCTCGTTCCAGGCGGGATCGCACTCGCGAGCGATACCATCGGCTTCATCACCATCCTGCTGATCAAGATCGAGATCATCCAGGAGATGGCGATCACCGCCTCGCTCGGTGTCGCGGCCATCATCCTGACCAATCTCGTGCTGTTGCCGGTGCTGCTGAGTTTCGTGCCGTACTCACACGAGTACCGGCGGCAGCTGCATGCGATCGCCGAGGCCAGGCGCGGCATGTGGCATGGCCTTGCGAAAATCACCCGGCCGCGCCCGGCGTCGATCACGGTTGCGATCGGCATCGTGCTGTTCGTGCTCGGCGCCTGGAAGGCGGCGGACATCAAGATCGGCGATCTGCATCGTGGCGTGCCCGAGCTGCGTCAGGATTCGCGCTACAACATCGATACCGACGTGATTTCCCGGCGTTTTTCGATCGGCGTGGACGTGCTCACGGTGTTCGCCGAGACCGAACCGCAGGCCTGCATCGACCACGCGCGCATGGCGGCCATCGACGAGTTCACCTGGCACGTCGAGAACATTCCAGGCGTGCAGTCCGTGCTGACGCTCGGCATGCTCGCGAAACTGATCAACGCCGGCTGGAACGAGGGTGCCATGACCTGGCGTGTGCTGCCGCGCGATCAGACCGTGCTTGCGCAGGCCGTCTCGCCGATCGATACCTCGAGCGGCCTGCTGAACAGCGACTGCTCGGTCATGCCGGTGCTGATCTTCACCGACGATCACAAGGCCGAAACCATCGAGCGCATCGTGGAGTCCGTGAAGCGCTACCGTGAAGCGCATACGGACGATGGGGTGACCTACGCGCTCGCCGGCAGCAACGTCGGCGTCATGGCCGCCACGAACGAGGCGGTCGATGCCGCGCAGTTCCCCATCCTGGTGTATGTCTACGCCGCCATCATCGTGCTCTGTCTGCTTACGTTCCGATCGCTTCGCGCCACGCTGTGCATCGTGTTGCCGCTTGCCCTGGTCTCGGTGCTGGCGTATGCGCTGATGACCTTCCTGGAGATCGGGCTCAAGGTTTCGACCCTGCCGGTCGTGGCGCTGGGCGTGGGGATCGGCGTCGATTACGGCATCTATATCTTCAGTCGTCTACAGAGCCGCCTGGAAAGATCCGAGCCACTTGAGGATGCGTTCGACAAGACGCTGCGCATGACGGGTATTGGCGTGCTGTTCACCGGCCTAACGCTCGCCGTGGGCGTGGCGACCTGGATATTCTCGCCGCTGAAGTTCCAGGCCGACATGGGCATTCTGCTGACCTTCATGTTCCTGTTGAACATGATTGGCGCACTCGTGCTGCTGCCAACGCTGGCGCGCTGGTTGATCGGCGATCCAAAGCCGATTGCTGGCGAACCGAATGAACATGACTGA
- a CDS encoding DUF1329 domain-containing protein yields the protein MKTMSKLAAALAICLLSPLSRAEISAQEVARLGADLTPLGGEKAGNAAGTIPAWTGGITAPPAGYTKGMHHPDPFAADAVIAKITKDNMAQYAERLTAGQKAMLETYPSFYMNLYPTQRSASAPQRIYDATRTVASTARVTDGGNGVTGAVIGIPFPIPKTGLEVIWNHILRYRGEIASRVISQATPTRGGDYTLVDFKDEFYVIYSIDGSTEASLDNTILYFKQEVTAPARLAGQILLVHETLDQAKEHRRAWIYNPGQRRVRRAPNVAFDNPGTASDGMRTSDQFDMFNGSPERYDWELVGKREMIVPYNSYALHSDKLKYSDILTPLHVNPEHLRYELHRVWVVEARLKDGTRHVYKRRTFYVDEDSWQILHVDQYDNRDQIWRVSEGHPINYYEKPVFWTTLEVHTDLQAGRYLAIGLDNESSMYDFEVQRTPDDYTADALRREGRR from the coding sequence GTGAAAACAATGAGCAAACTTGCCGCCGCCCTTGCGATCTGTCTGCTGAGCCCGCTGTCACGCGCCGAGATCAGCGCCCAGGAGGTCGCGCGTCTGGGTGCGGACCTCACGCCGCTGGGCGGCGAGAAGGCCGGCAATGCGGCCGGCACCATCCCGGCGTGGACCGGTGGCATCACGGCGCCGCCGGCCGGTTACACGAAAGGCATGCACCATCCGGACCCGTTCGCCGCTGATGCCGTCATCGCCAAGATCACGAAGGACAACATGGCGCAGTACGCCGAGCGGCTCACCGCGGGCCAGAAGGCGATGCTGGAGACCTATCCGAGCTTCTACATGAACCTGTACCCGACGCAGCGCAGCGCGTCGGCTCCGCAACGCATCTACGATGCGACGCGGACGGTGGCAAGCACGGCCAGGGTGACCGACGGCGGCAACGGCGTGACCGGCGCGGTCATCGGCATACCGTTTCCGATCCCGAAGACCGGTCTGGAGGTGATCTGGAATCACATCCTGCGCTATCGCGGCGAGATCGCCTCGCGGGTGATCTCCCAGGCCACGCCGACGCGCGGCGGTGACTACACGCTGGTCGATTTCAAGGACGAGTTCTACGTGATCTACTCCATCGACGGCTCCACCGAGGCGTCGCTGGACAACACGATCCTGTATTTCAAGCAGGAAGTGACCGCGCCGGCGCGCCTGGCCGGGCAGATCCTGCTCGTGCACGAGACCCTCGATCAGGCCAAGGAACACCGTCGCGCCTGGATCTACAACCCGGGCCAGCGCCGCGTGCGCCGCGCGCCGAACGTCGCGTTCGACAATCCGGGTACCGCGTCGGACGGCATGCGCACGTCCGATCAGTTCGACATGTTCAACGGCAGCCCCGAACGCTACGACTGGGAACTGGTCGGCAAGCGCGAAATGATCGTGCCGTACAACTCCTATGCGCTGCACAGCGACAAGCTGAAGTACTCCGACATCCTCACGCCGCTGCATGTGAACCCCGAGCACCTGCGCTACGAACTGCACAGGGTCTGGGTCGTCGAGGCGCGTCTGAAGGACGGCACGCGGCACGTGTACAAACGCCGCACGTTCTATGTCGACGAGGACTCCTGGCAGATTCTGCACGTCGATCAGTACGACAACCGCGACCAGATCTGGCGCGTGTCCGAGGGACACCCGATCAACTACTACGAGAAGCCCGTGTTCTGGACCACGCTGGAGGTTCACACGGACCTGCAAGCCGGGCGCTACCTCGCGATCGGGCTTGATAATGAAAGCTCGATGTACGACTTCGAGGTGCAGCGCACGCCCGACGACTACACCGCCGACGCCTTGCGCAGAGAAGGGCGGCGCTGA
- a CDS encoding DUF1302 domain-containing protein, translating to MRVDTPKTHYPRLTGLGALLALALAPGEAPALDLSTGELEARLDTTLSWGVAWRVSGRDDDIVGIANGGNAYSVNGDDGNLNYDRGVVSNIAKITSELDLRWRNFGAFVRGKAFYDFEQEDSDRDRTDLTSEALDVVGSDAVLLDAYLSANFDVANHPVALRAGEQVVSWGESTFIPGGINVINPVDLSALRAPGAELREALLPEGMFWGSVGLTEDISVEGFLLYDWDRIEVDPPGTYFSTNDFAGVGGTRAMLGFGSVSDMLPAGPAGAALAGSSPAGSVVPRDPGRTPGNNGQYGVAVRLFVPQLNETEFGLYHIRYHSRLPIISGRTGSLAPIVDPRTGLPAGALAGDYAGSAGYFLEYPKDIKLYGLSFNTQLGTTGVALQGELSHKKDVPLQVDDVELLFAALSPLGVPSQLGAYGFNSEVPGFIRRDVSQLQVTATKAFGPALGADQSILLAEVAWNHVHSMPKKDDLRLEVAGTYTSGNPLATLGGLQPATEKTGNFADGDSWGYRLLYRMTLNNVFSGVNLLPRVAWAHDVKGNSPGPGGPFLEDRKAITLGLQATYLEAWEADISYTNFFGAGRLNLVNDRDFIAATVKYSF from the coding sequence ATGCGTGTAGACACACCAAAGACTCATTACCCACGGCTGACCGGCCTGGGTGCGCTGCTGGCACTGGCGCTTGCCCCGGGCGAGGCCCCGGCGCTGGATCTCTCCACCGGCGAACTTGAAGCCCGGCTCGACACGACGCTGTCCTGGGGTGTCGCGTGGCGCGTGAGCGGGCGCGACGACGACATCGTCGGCATCGCCAACGGCGGCAACGCGTACTCGGTCAACGGCGACGACGGCAACCTCAACTACGATCGCGGCGTTGTCAGCAACATCGCCAAGATCACCTCGGAACTGGATCTGCGCTGGCGCAACTTCGGCGCGTTCGTGCGCGGCAAGGCGTTCTACGATTTCGAACAGGAGGACTCCGATCGCGACCGGACCGACCTGACCAGCGAAGCGCTCGACGTCGTGGGCTCCGATGCGGTGCTGCTCGACGCCTACCTCTCGGCGAATTTCGACGTCGCGAATCACCCGGTCGCGCTGCGCGCCGGTGAACAGGTCGTCAGCTGGGGCGAGAGCACGTTCATCCCCGGCGGCATCAACGTCATCAACCCGGTCGACCTCTCGGCGCTGCGTGCACCCGGCGCGGAACTGCGCGAGGCGCTGCTGCCGGAGGGCATGTTCTGGGGCTCGGTCGGACTGACCGAAGACATCTCCGTCGAGGGCTTCCTGCTCTACGACTGGGATCGAATCGAGGTCGATCCGCCCGGCACGTATTTCTCCACCAACGACTTTGCCGGCGTCGGCGGCACCCGCGCGATGCTCGGCTTCGGTTCAGTCTCCGACATGCTGCCGGCCGGGCCCGCCGGCGCGGCGCTGGCCGGCAGTTCACCAGCAGGTTCGGTGGTGCCGCGCGATCCGGGTCGCACCCCGGGAAACAACGGCCAGTACGGCGTCGCCGTTCGGCTGTTCGTCCCGCAGCTAAACGAGACCGAATTCGGCCTCTACCACATCCGCTATCACAGTCGGCTGCCGATCATCAGCGGCCGGACCGGCTCGCTCGCGCCGATCGTGGATCCGCGCACCGGCCTGCCGGCCGGCGCCCTGGCCGGGGATTACGCCGGCAGCGCCGGGTATTTCCTCGAGTATCCGAAGGACATCAAGCTCTACGGGCTGTCGTTCAACACCCAGCTCGGCACCACCGGCGTTGCGTTGCAGGGCGAGCTTTCACACAAAAAAGACGTGCCGTTGCAGGTCGACGATGTGGAGCTTTTGTTTGCCGCCCTGTCACCGCTGGGTGTGCCCAGCCAGCTCGGGGCCTATGGCTTCAATTCAGAGGTGCCCGGTTTTATCCGGCGCGACGTATCGCAATTGCAGGTGACGGCGACGAAGGCATTCGGACCCGCACTGGGTGCGGATCAGTCGATCCTGCTCGCCGAGGTCGCCTGGAACCATGTGCATTCCATGCCGAAGAAGGATGACCTGCGGCTCGAGGTCGCCGGCACCTACACCAGCGGCAATCCGCTCGCGACGCTCGGCGGACTGCAACCGGCGACCGAGAAGACCGGGAATTTCGCCGATGGCGATTCCTGGGGTTACCGCCTGCTTTACCGCATGACCCTCAACAACGTGTTCAGCGGCGTGAACCTGTTGCCGCGCGTGGCCTGGGCGCATGATGTTAAGGGCAACTCACCCGGGCCAGGCGGGCCGTTCCTGGAAGACCGCAAGGCCATCACGCTCGGCTTGCAGGCGACCTATCTGGAAGCGTGGGAGGCCGACATCTCCTACACGAATTTCTTCGGTGCCGGGCGGCTGAACCTGGTCAACGATCGCGATTTCATCGCGGCGACCGTCAAGTACTCGTTCTGA